The genome window cccccccccccccccccctccccctccccctcaggTGCTGAGGACCCTGCTGAGTCTGAGGATtaaggaggtggaggtgaagaaggACGTGGAGGCCACGGCACCAACGAAGAAGTTCATGAAcaataaagagaagaagaagaacctGTCGAGGATGCAGAGAAaggtaaacacacagttactgacaggaggaggggattattgattattgattgattgactctgtgtgtgtgcgtgcagtgGAAGAAGGcggaggagaagctggagaaggagctgctggaggccGAAGCTtcagagagcaaagagaagaAGATCAAACTGGTGAGTTGAAAGCTTCGGGTTTCACCTGTTCAACTGGTTTTTAATGAGGTGGAGAAACTAAacttctgcccccccccccaacccagCACACAGAGACTCTGAACATCGTCTTCCTCATTTACTTCAGGATTCTGAAGAAAGCTCAGAAATCTGTTCTTCTTCCTGCTGTACTGGAGGGACTGgccaagtacacacacacacacacacacacacacacacacggagcgCTGTAGTAGTATTGctgtagtactgtagtagtATTAGTACTGActgtgatgtcacttcctgtcagttttGCTCACCTGATCAACCTTGAGTTCTTCGACGACCTGCTCAACGTGCTGCAGAGCCTCATCCAATCAGGAGTGAGTATTCACCTTGACCCCGCCCCCCTTTACCGCCCACTGTCAGTCCGGTATCAGGAACTGATCGATCGATTGATCGACTGATGAGTGATTGATGATGTGATCTGTGCAGGATCTGACGAGTCGGGAGAGTCTTCACTGCATCCAGACTGTCTTCACCATCCTGTCAGGACAAGGTCAgactttcacaataaaactggACATCAgaattttactttgaaaggacagtcaggaggtcaaaggtcacctcAGTAAACTTTCTTCCTGTTGATCAGGTGACGTCCTGAACATCGATCCTCTGACCTTTTACTCTCAGCTCTACAGGATGCTGCTGAGGCTGCACGCAGGTGAGTCTCACCTTagcaacacacacctgtatgcacacacacacacacacacacacacacacacacacacacacacacacacactggaggagGTGTTACATAGTTTCTGTCTGACCCAGGGGCGCCTAATGATGACATCAGCATCGTGCTGCGCTGCCTAGACGCCATGTTGACCCGCCGTAAGAAGCAGGTGACCCTGCAGAGGGCGATGGCGTTCGTCAAACGACTGAGCACGCTCAGTGTGCACGTGCTTCCCAACGCCAGCGTGGGAATCCTCGCTGCCAACAGAGCCACCATGCACGTGAGTCTGAGGGAACCTGGGTCAggtctgatgatgtcactgcaCCTGTGTGAACACCTGAGTGGTGTatttattctctgtgtgtgtgccagtcGTTCCCTAAGTGTGACTTCCTGTTGGATAACGAGGTTCAGGGCAGCGGCTTCTACCTGCCAGAGCTCGACGAACCTGAACACTGCAACGCCCAGAACACAGCACTGTGGGAGctacacacactgcaggtacacacacacacacacacacacacacacacacactgtaggtacacacacacacactgcaggttcacaacacacacacacactgtaggtacacaaacacacacacacactgcaggttcacacacacacaccacacaacacacacacacacacacactgtaggtacacacacacacacacacacactgtaggtacacacacacacacacacacacacacacacacacacacacacacacacacacacacacacacacacacacactgtaggtacacacacacacacacacacacacacacacacacacacacacacacacacacacacacacacacacacacacacacacacacacacacacacacacacacacacacacacacacacacacactgtaggtacacacacacacacacacacacacacacacacacacacacacacacacacacacacacacacacacacacactctgcaggtATAATTACCatatcacctgtgtgtgtgtgtttggtcgTGTGTGTTACAGAGACACTACCACCCGGTGGTTCGGCAGTTTGCGGCTCACCTGAGTCAGGGAGCTCCCAGTGAGGGGTCAGCAGCGCTCAGAGTGGAGCTGAGCCGCAGGTAAGAACACCTGATCGTCACCGTCCGCGCTCTCACTGAGACGTCTGATCCTCAGTCGTGTCTCTGAGTCGTCGTCACATGACGTCGCTCAGGTTCATCTTGCAGCGTTACAGTGAAACGTTCCTTTAAAGCAGCTGAAGTCATCTCTCCTGTGCAGGTCTCCTGTGGAGCTGTTTCATGATTACAGCGTCAAAGACATGACCTTTAACCCCCCGGTGGCTCCGCCCGGCACCAAGAAGAAGGTAGGGAAACCAAACACACCTTCAGACAGTTCTGATGAGAGAATCTGTGATCGATCATCGATCAATAaagtttcctgtgtttgttgttggtcAGGATCGATTCACAGTCGGAGTGACGCTGCTCGatgctgagctgcagagacGAGTTGAGAGCGTCCTGAACGCCACCGGTGACAACACACAGCTGGACTTTACTGCCGCACACACAAcgacacactgacacacacacgtttgtttggtttgtttgagAGTTGAAAATAAAATTCTTTCTAACAAATCTTAAACTCTGACACAGTAAAACCAGAATAATGTAAAGACGTCAGTTTGCTTTATCGTGTAAAATATCACATTGCTTCAGAGGTAAAGAGGTTCTGTAATATTTCTCCACAGCTTTTGACATCAGATATTAAAgccttgttttatttcctgttgaaaatgtttccacatttacagaatcacatttttaataaatgaaagtaGATGCTCGCTTGTTTAACAAACATCCTTCTTTTAATCTGTAATTACTTCATTTTGAACTCTATAAAACTCTAATTTGATGTTGACACTCAGACATTACTCTGTGTTTAGTAATTAGATCAAGTTTCACATCTGATCAGCTGGTGAAgatgaaacagcagctgacatgTCTCAAAGATCAAACTCGGACTTGATCTGTGACTCGGacttgtgtctgtctgcagattTTGCAGGAACAGATGTAAAAACAGCTTCAAAgagtcagaggaaacaaaatacTTTTATCAAAATATCAGCTTCTATAACAGAGTGTAAAACAACTGAGGtagattgtgtgtttgtagatgaTCAGAGTTAAAGTGTCATATTACATTCTGTCACATtaataacacataaaaacaaaacaaaacttccCTTCACAAACCTACAGatgataataaactgatcaCGGTTCAGTTCTTGTGTGAGGTGAGGCAGTAAAACACCGTGATGATTCCTGATCTGAGCTTCAGtgaatattaaacattaaaaacattcatattaatggTGATTATGTTTCCTGTTCATCTCCCAGAATGCTTTGGgagatgtaaacaggaagtaatgTTGCCGTGGGTTTAGCTACAACCTGACCCCAGTTTTAGCTTTTATCTGTTTCAGTCTTAGGATCAAGTGTTCTGATGTACTTTAAAATACCTCCTGAAGATTTTTCCGAACCTTTTCTGGGTCTCAGGACTCGTTGGACTCATTCAACTTGCACTTGATTTGGCCTTGACTTGGACTTAGACTCGCTGCACTCTGATTTAATGGACTTGTTTTGTTGAACGACTCACTGGACTTTTTGGACTAGTTGGTTAGCAGCTAGCAGTTAGCAGCTCCTCAGAGTCTGGACATCACTCTCCGACCTCACTGACTCGCTGCCGGTTCGTCCACTCCATGATGAGGTGGTTGGCAATGGCGTGTTTCGGTGGGAGCCAGAGGACGGGGGGGTCACCTCTCCTGGGCGGAGTCTTCACCTGCAGGGCAGAGGTGATCTCCTCCAGTCCGAACCAGCGAGCATCTTCCAGCTCCGTGTGGTCGACGTCCAGCTGGACAGGAAACAGCATGGCAGCTCACATGACACAGAGAACAGGTTAAAACGTGTCACAGGTGTGTGTCGGAGCTCACCTGAGTGTGGGCGGGGCTGATGGTGGCATGGCAGCCCAGCATGAAAGAGCTGTGAGGGAAAGGCCAGTGCTGTGAGGAGCTGTAGAAGATGCTCTGAACCTCCAAACCCACCTCCTCCGCCACCTCCCGGCAGAGAGTCTCCTCCAGAGACTCACCTGGAACAGCCATGGACAGGTATGTTAGTTAGTTACGGAAGACCAGGTAAACGGACAGGTGATTAACAGGTGAGACTGACCCATGTCACAGAAACCGGCCAGAGCACTGTACATCCCCCGAGGGAAGGATGACTGCCGGGCCAACAAACACCGTTTCCCATCAGACACCAGAACGATCACCACAGGAGACATCTGCAAGAAGACCAGGAGAGACCAGGAGAGACCAGTCAGAACTGGATTACACATGCCGCCTACAACAAAGTTATGAGCTGGTTCAGATCTGGTTTACTTTTGGATAGTAGACGatgccgctgctgctgcagactctCTGACTCCCTGCCTGGTTTCGGAGTGTCGGTTGACCTGTAGCGCTGCAGAACCTGCTGGTTTGATGCCAGCGCAGCAGAGCCTGACCCTGCAGGACAGACCGGGATCAGGACCAGAACAGGTCATACAGATAATCCACAAACACTCTGAAGACTGTTCAACAGACTCAAATGTACAACAGAAACTCTCAGGGTCCAGTTGTAGTTCCTGACCTTGGCCAACAGAGGCGCCTCTGCTCCGGTCAGCAGAAAGTAAGATTTCCTCAGTTGGACAAAGTTTCCTCCACACACTTCTTCTACTGCTGCCTGATCCAGTTCTCCTACAGCACCAAACACAGACCAGAACATCAGACCAGAACCCACCGATGGTCAGTAATCTGAATGATGAGTTCTTACCAACATCCAAACAGAATTGAGCCTGGTTCTGTTCAGAACAGCCGATAAGAACAGACTCCTTCAGCAGGGATCCATCTGATCCAAGTCTCTCCAGGACCGACTGCACATCTggaacatgaaaacatcaggtGTGTTGGAATGAATTTGTCCTTCAGGTTGTAATTCTCCAACTGATGTACCCCAAGGTTCTGTACCTGTGGTTCTCTACCTGTGGTTCTAAGGTTCTGTACCTGAGCTGATGAGTGCTGGTGGTCTGAAGGTTCCTCTCTCGGTGTGttgcagcagaggagacaggcgGTGGAACAGGAAAATGTGACCACTCTGCAGCGCTGCAAGACAGGACGCATCATCCTCCTTCAGCCTGTTCACGTACCTGAGGACGATCAATCAGTCTGTTAATCAATCAGTCTGTTAAGCTGATCCATCTGTCCTGTCAGGTCTGGGAGTTACTGAACCTCATCCTGGAGACGAAGCTTGAACAGTGGCGGGTTGGCGGACATTTTGCAGCACAGAGGAGCATCCTCAGAGGACTCAACATGGCCGCCATTCTGAACCAGTTCGGACCGGACTGATGTGGACTGGACCGGACCTGAACCAGCTCTGATGCCTGCAGACAGGTAACCAGGGGCCAGCAGCACAGGTGAGCTGAGAGCAGACACTGAAGAACCAATGAGAGGGGgcactgttagcctagcttaacaCTAAGATTGGAAgagggggaaactgttagcttatcttagcataaagacctgACAATTTATCTAACGGCAGATAAATCATCAATAAGTAAATCaccaggatgatgatgatgttgtgaATGAATTAACTCCAGTTATTAGCAGTGTTTTATGTCCTGATCAGAAACAGACTCACTTCACTAAAATAACCAGCAGGTAATTTAACCCGCTCAGAATGTGAACTATGAGGAGAAGCAGCTGTGGAGAGACAGCTGAATCCCCTTTAACAATCTGACACTTAAaggagttttttcttttcagtcactGTTTATTTTGATATAATTTCAGATGAACACGTGAATCTACAGGTTTAACTGGTTAATTCGGTGAGCATTTAATCAAAGAAGCTGCTCTTCTTTCAGCAGAAACACGGGGCTGTTACAGCTCCTCCGAGTTATGGtataaaactgtaataaatatGTAACAGTCACCTCATTGTAACCTGTGTCTCCTGGTGGATCAGACGGATTCTGCTATTTAACAACTCTGTTATAACACAGACGTTTACCGAGGAGAAGAGAATCCTTAAATTGGCAGATTTTGAACGGGAGTTCGGCGAGAAATGATCCGCAAAACGAACGAAGGAAGACGCGCGCACATCATGTGACTGCACAGTGTCAGTGATCAGATCAGTGTTTGAATcaa of Lates calcarifer isolate ASB-BC8 unplaced genomic scaffold, TLL_Latcal_v3 _unitig_1979_quiver_622, whole genome shotgun sequence contains these proteins:
- the nudt13 gene encoding nucleoside diphosphate-linked moiety X motif 13; the protein is MAAMLSPLRMLLCAAKCPPTRHCSSFVSRMRYVNRLKEDDASCLAALQSGHIFLFHRLSPLLQHTERGTFRPPALISSDVQSVLERLGSDGSLLKESVLIGCSEQNQAQFCLDVGELDQAAVEEVCGGNFVQLRKSYFLLTGAEAPLLAKGQALLRWHQTSRFCSATGQPTLRNQAGSQRVCSSSGIVYYPKMSPVVIVLVSDGKRCLLARQSSFPRGMYSALAGFCDMGESLEETLCREVAEEVGLEVQSIFYSSSQHWPFPHSSFMLGCHATISPAHTQLDVDHTELEDARWFGLEEITSALQVKTPPRRGDPPVLWLPPKHAIANHLIMEWTNRQRVSEVGE